The genomic stretch AATCTTCAATCTCATTTTTCAATTTGAGAAAATGCGCGTCCCGCTTGGTCTCCCGGGTTCTGGGATGCGGCAGAGGTACGTCGTATTCCTTGACGATGGAAGCCGGTTTGCCGCCCATCACATAGATCTTGGTTCCGAGGAAAACCGCCTGATCGATGTCATGGGTCACCAGGATGATGGTGGACTGCAACTGCTGCCAGAGCGTGCTCACCAGCAGGTCGATCTGCAGTGCGGTCTCATTATCCAGCCCGCGGTTGGGTTCGTCCATCAGCACGATGCCGGGATTGGCGATCAGACTGCGGGCAATGACCACGCGCTGAACTTGTCCGCCTGAAAGCTTGCCGAACTTGCCGTATTTATGCTCATGGCCTTCCAACCCCACAGCCTTGATCATGTTCATGGCCCGTTGCGCCGCTTCCTTCGGATCAACGCCGCGGTAGAGCAGCGGCAGCATGACGTTCTTCAACACCGTATAATGTTCCAGAGCGGACGGCTCCTGGAAGACCATGGAGATCGGAACCCTCTCGTCCCGCTGTTTGCCGTGGATCAGCACCTGTCCGGCATAGGGCTCCATCAGTCCGGCGATGTATTTCAACACCGTGGTTTTACCGCACCCGGACTTGCCTAAAATGACGATGAACTCTCCCTGGCTGGGGATGTCCTCGATGAGCAGATTAAAGTTTTTCACGATGTAGGTGGCGCCGTGATCGTAGCTGGTGGCGATATCTTTCAACTCGATGATGTCCGGCAGATTGGTATTGTTTGTCATGGCCGCCTCTCAACTGTATTTAAACGGAAACGCTTTGCGGTCCAGCATCCGCAACAGCAGATCAAACGCATAGCCCACGCCCACCATCATGATGATCAGCGCATACAACTTTTCCGTCTGATTCTGCCGAAAATAGAGGTTATAGATCAACGCGCCGATGCCGCCCTCCTGTTTATTGATCAATTCTACGTACACGTCATAGGTCCAGCTGAAGGCAACAATATTGATAAAATCCGTCGACACCCGCGAAAGCACATGGGGTACGAACACCGTGCGGATGATCTGCCATTTGCTCGCGCCCAGCGTTTTGACCGCATCGACATACACCTGGGGCGTCTCCTGAATGCGGCCCACCACCGCGGTGATCAGATAGACCAGAATCGCAAAGGTGAGAAACTGTATCTTCATCATCATGTAGATGCCAAAGGCCGCCATGAACAGAACGATGGTGGCGGTGAGCGGAATGTACCGGGTCGCCTGAATATAACCGCCGAACAGAGCGTTGAACACCGGAAATAGACCGATGATAAAACCGATGGGCAGGGAGATCAGAGCGCCCTCGATCCAACCGGCGATGTTCATGAACACGGTCAATCCAAGATGATGGAACATGCGATCACGGCTGATCAATTCAGGAAAACTGGCCAGGATGGCAAAGGGCGATGGAATAATATGCGGATTAACGATGCGCAGCTTAACCGCCAACCACCAGATGAGCACGATCGCCGCCAATCCAATCAAACCGATCTTGAGTTTGGTTGACTTGGCAAGCACGCCGCGCAACTCAAAGAGAGGGGAATTCATCAATCTCTCCTGTGCTGAGTGATAGAGTGA from bacterium encodes the following:
- a CDS encoding ABC transporter ATP-binding protein, whose translation is MTNNTNLPDIIELKDIATSYDHGATYIVKNFNLLIEDIPSQGEFIVILGKSGCGKTTVLKYIAGLMEPYAGQVLIHGKQRDERVPISMVFQEPSALEHYTVLKNVMLPLLYRGVDPKEAAQRAMNMIKAVGLEGHEHKYGKFGKLSGGQVQRVVIARSLIANPGIVLMDEPNRGLDNETALQIDLLVSTLWQQLQSTIILVTHDIDQAVFLGTKIYVMGGKPASIVKEYDVPLPHPRTRETKRDAHFLKLKNEIED
- a CDS encoding ABC transporter permease subunit yields the protein MNSPLFELRGVLAKSTKLKIGLIGLAAIVLIWWLAVKLRIVNPHIIPSPFAILASFPELISRDRMFHHLGLTVFMNIAGWIEGALISLPIGFIIGLFPVFNALFGGYIQATRYIPLTATIVLFMAAFGIYMMMKIQFLTFAILVYLITAVVGRIQETPQVYVDAVKTLGASKWQIIRTVFVPHVLSRVSTDFINIVAFSWTYDVYVELINKQEGGIGALIYNLYFRQNQTEKLYALIIMMVGVGYAFDLLLRMLDRKAFPFKYS